Within the Synergistales bacterium genome, the region ACCGCCGGGCCGAACCCCTGCCCGCCTGTCGTCGTCGGCGTGGGTATCGGGAGCGACTTCGAAGGGGTGGCTCTGCTGGCCAAGCGTGCGCTGCTGCGGCCGCTGGGCAGCCGCAATCCCGACGGGCGGTACGCCGACCTGGAAGGGAAGATCCTGGAACGGGTCAACAGGCTGGGTATCGGTCCCGGCGGCTATGGAGGCAGGGTGACGGCCCTGGGGGTGCAGGTGGAGCATGCGCCGACCCACATCGCCGGGATGCCTGTGGCCGTCAATATCTGCTGTCACGCCGACCGCAAGGCGGAACGCCTGATCTGAGGGGGGAGACCATGACCGAGGGCACACTGCTGCGTATCTCTGCGCCGCTGGACGGGAAGACAGTGGGGTCGCTCCGGGCCGGAGACCGGGTATTGCTGGACGGCACCGTCTACACCGCCCGGGACGCGGCCCACAAGCGGCTTGTGGAGGCCATTGAGGCCGGAGCGACGCTTCCCATACCGCTGGAAGGGCAGGTGATCTACTATGTCGGGCCCTGCCCTGCCCGGCCGGGAGCGGTGATCGGGCCCGCCGGACCGACCACCAGCTACCGCATGGATCCCTACACCCCCGTGCTGCTGGAACGGGGACTCAAGGGGATGATCGGCAAGGGGAAGCGCGGCCCCGAGGTGATCGCCGCCATCAGGAAGCACCGGGCTGTCTATCTCGGCGCCACCGGCGGTGCCGCGGCGCTTCTGGCCCGGTCGATCACGGCGCAGCGGATCGTGGCCTACGGGGATCTGGGGCCCGAGGCGCTCCGCGAGCTGACTGTGGAGGCCTTCCCGGCGACCGTGGTGGTTGACGCTTCCGGACGGGATCTCTACAGTGAGGGGCCGCAGGCCTACGGGAGATAACCTGCAGCAACTCGGACGAGAGCGCGTTGAGTGGGGGGGAACAGTATGTCCTTGTGGAAAGGAACACGAGCGTGGGTGGATCTGCATAGCGAAGAGGTGACCTACGAGACAGTCTCCGAACATGAGGCGCGACGCTGGGGAGGCATGAAGGGCCTCGCCATGCCCGTGCTCCTGGAGCATCTCGAAAGCAGTACGGAGCCGCTGGGGCCGGACAATGTCTTTGTCCTTGCCGCCGGTCTGCTGAACGGCGTCGCCTTTCCGGGGGTCTGCCGTTACGGCGCCTATGCCCGAAGCCCGCTGACAGGCGGTTTCGGGGAGAGCGAAGCCGGGGGCTACTTCGGGCCGGGCATGAAAAACCAGGGGATCGAGGCCATTGTGGTTACCGGACGGGCAGACCGGCCGGTCTACCTCTGGGTGGAAGAGGGCGCCGTGGAGATCAGAGACGCCGCCGCGCTCTGGGGCTCCGAGAACGCCCAGGTGCAACAGGGGCTCCGGGACAGCCACGGCGAGGTGACCGTTGTCTCTATCGGTCCGGCCGGCGAGAAGTGCGTGCGCTACGCCTGCATCATCAACGACCTGCACCACGCCAACGGCCGCACCGGCATGGGGGCCGTCATGGGCTGCAAGAACCTCAAGGCGGTGGCCTGCCCGGCGCCGAAACCGGAGCCGCCGGCAAAGCCGGAGCTGTTCAAGGCCTGCCACGAAAGCTTCCGCGACTGGAAGGAGAACCCCCTGGCCTGGGGGCTGCACGAGAACGGCACCTCGGCAGGGGTGATGGCGCTCAACCTGGGCGGGATCCTGCCGACCAGAAACTTCAGCGAAGGGGTCTTCGACGGCGCCAAAGCCATCGACGGCAAGACCATGACGGAGCGACTCCTCAAGGACCGGATCGGCTGTTTCGCCTGCTCCGTGCGCTGCAAACGGGTTGTCGAAGGGGGCGCCTACGACGTGGACGCACGGTACGGCGGACCGGAGTACGAGACCCTCGGCGCCTTCGGCTCGCTCTGCGGCGTCGACGATCTCGATGCCCTCTGCAAGGCCCACGAGCGCTGCAACGCCCTCGGCCTGGACACCATCTCTACAGGTGCCGGCATCGCCTGGGCTATGGAGTGCGTGGAACAGGGCATCCTCACCTCCGAGGAGACCGGTCTGGACGGCTTCGGCGATACCAGGGGGATGCTCGCCGCCATCGAGCGCATCGCCGCGCGGAGCGCCTTCGGCCGTGTCCTCGCCGACGGGGTGCGGAGTGCGTCCCAGGCAGTGGGCAAGGGCAGCGACCGCTTCGCCATGCATGTGAAAGGCCAGGAGCTGCCCATGCACGACCCCCGGGGGAAGGTGGCCCTCTCCCTGGCCTACGGCGCCGCTGCGGCGGGGGCGGACCACATGCAGTTTCCCCACGACTCCATGTTCAAGCAGGAAGGCTTTCCGCTGGAAACGATGAAATGCCTGGGGGTCAACGACCCCTTCGATCCGCTGACCTTCGATAACGAGAAGCTCCGCGGGGTGGCCTCCATGTGGCGCTACTGGACGCTTTTCAACCACCTGGGGGGCTGTTTCTTCGTCTTCGCGCCCCGCAGCCATTTCCGCGCCTCCCGGCTTCCCCAGCTTGTGGAGGCCGCCATGGGGTGGGAGACCTCGCTCTACGAGCTGCTGGCCATGGCCGACCGGGGACTGGCCGCCGCAAAGATGCTGAACCGGCGGCTCGGCATCGGCCCCGAGGAGGACAGGATCCCCCACCGCCTCACCGAGGCGATCCCCGAGGGGCCCTCGGCGGGCCGGCGTGTCGACCGGGCGGAGTTCGAGACGGCCCTGGAGACGCTGAACACCCTCATGGGATGGGACAGCGAGGGGCAGCCTACCGAAGAGACCCTTCTGCGGCTCGGTCTGGAGGAGTACAGCCTTGTCGATTCCGGCCGGTGCGGGGGAGACGGGAAGGCGGAATGAACCAGGCCCTTGTCGTCGCTGCAGTGATCGCCGCGGGGATCGCGGGGTACTACTCGCCCATCCCCGCCGGCGCACTGGTGGGTGGACTGATAGGCGGCCTGGCGGCCAAGGCCGTACTCGGGCTGGGCGTGGAGAAGATCACCCTGCTCTCGGTGATCTCCCAGATGCTGGTGGCCTATGTTATCGTAGAGCGGTCCGATCTGAGCTCCGTGCGGATGCTGCCCCGGTATATCCCCGTGGCGATCCTCTACAGTCTTGTGCTGCTCTGCTTCAGTCTGGTGATGGCCTGGGTGCTCTCCAGGTGGCTGGGGCTGGACTGGGTGACGGCGATCTTTGCGACACCCCCGGGCGGCCTCTCCGGTTTGGGTCTGGCCGCCACGGAGGTGGGGGCGAATGCGCCCATCGCCCTGCTGTTCCACGTGATCCGGGTGGTTCTGGTCATGACCCTGGTGCCGCTGGTGGCCTCCGTTCTCGAACGCTTTCTGTAGCGGCCTCAGACGGGGATGATCAGCATGGGGCAGCGGCTTTCGTTGATCACCACCTCTGCGGTGGTGCCCACGAAGAGCTGCCAGAGCTCGCTGTGCAGGGAGAGCCCCAGCACCAGCAGCGACGGATCGAGCTCCTCGATGGTCTGCTTCAGCGTCTCCTCCAGTTCCCCGCTTTCGATACGCGTCGCCGCTTCGGGAGCCCAGGAGCTGATGG harbors:
- a CDS encoding Fe-S-containing hydro-lyase; this encodes MTEGTLLRISAPLDGKTVGSLRAGDRVLLDGTVYTARDAAHKRLVEAIEAGATLPIPLEGQVIYYVGPCPARPGAVIGPAGPTTSYRMDPYTPVLLERGLKGMIGKGKRGPEVIAAIRKHRAVYLGATGGAAALLARSITAQRIVAYGDLGPEALRELTVEAFPATVVVDASGRDLYSEGPQAYGR
- a CDS encoding aldehyde ferredoxin oxidoreductase family protein; translation: MSLWKGTRAWVDLHSEEVTYETVSEHEARRWGGMKGLAMPVLLEHLESSTEPLGPDNVFVLAAGLLNGVAFPGVCRYGAYARSPLTGGFGESEAGGYFGPGMKNQGIEAIVVTGRADRPVYLWVEEGAVEIRDAAALWGSENAQVQQGLRDSHGEVTVVSIGPAGEKCVRYACIINDLHHANGRTGMGAVMGCKNLKAVACPAPKPEPPAKPELFKACHESFRDWKENPLAWGLHENGTSAGVMALNLGGILPTRNFSEGVFDGAKAIDGKTMTERLLKDRIGCFACSVRCKRVVEGGAYDVDARYGGPEYETLGAFGSLCGVDDLDALCKAHERCNALGLDTISTGAGIAWAMECVEQGILTSEETGLDGFGDTRGMLAAIERIAARSAFGRVLADGVRSASQAVGKGSDRFAMHVKGQELPMHDPRGKVALSLAYGAAAAGADHMQFPHDSMFKQEGFPLETMKCLGVNDPFDPLTFDNEKLRGVASMWRYWTLFNHLGGCFFVFAPRSHFRASRLPQLVEAAMGWETSLYELLAMADRGLAAAKMLNRRLGIGPEEDRIPHRLTEAIPEGPSAGRRVDRAEFETALETLNTLMGWDSEGQPTEETLLRLGLEEYSLVDSGRCGGDGKAE
- a CDS encoding AbrB family transcriptional regulator; its protein translation is MNQALVVAAVIAAGIAGYYSPIPAGALVGGLIGGLAAKAVLGLGVEKITLLSVISQMLVAYVIVERSDLSSVRMLPRYIPVAILYSLVLLCFSLVMAWVLSRWLGLDWVTAIFATPPGGLSGLGLAATEVGANAPIALLFHVIRVVLVMTLVPLVASVLERFL